The following are encoded together in the Chlamydiales bacterium genome:
- a CDS encoding penicillin-binding protein 2 has translation MNTRRKRIVVVAIAIFFLFSLLIAHYYKLQIIENEKWAKEARGQHQRIVLEPFKRGSFFSNTEIKQGHPVLNQPFVFDVQAFHLYIDPSQIPEFAKSEIADYLKEVLDIPKSDWSEFRSEFDRKSRSRKLAMWLDFSTRSVIQNWWEGYARKEKILKNSLFFIDDYRRSYPFKRLLGQVLHTIRENKDEKTKEGLPTGGLELQFNHLLKGKQGKRLLVHSPRNPLELGSVIEDPEDGADIYLTVNHCLQAICEEEIEKGVKRAKAKSGWAVMMDPFTGQILAMAQYPFFEPACYREYFNDPSKIEQTKVRAITDANEIGSVMKPCTLAICLQANKELKKQGKPPLFTLEEKIATSNGNFPGRRKPIRDTHLHYNLNAYLAIQKSSNIYMGRLVERLVKTLGIEWYRNSLEKFFCFGIKTGIELPGEVPGLLPRIGRKHPNGTLEWSVPTPYSIAMGHNIQATSLQILCAHAIFANGGYAVKPTLVKKIVKKTRDGKEIVLLDNTIKKELVKVFDSDIVDTVVRAMKATTKVGGTARKADIWGYTEAGKTGTAEKIVNGTYSKVDFFSSFIGFSPVKNPRFVLLVAIDEPEPVYIPGVGKNSQGGTCAALVFRGIGTRALEYLGVTPDDPYGYPVGDPRYNAEKADWSSELKELKILYEKWNSKEAS, from the coding sequence ATGAATACAAGAAGAAAACGCATTGTAGTTGTGGCTATAGCTATTTTTTTCCTCTTTTCTTTGCTTATTGCTCATTATTATAAATTGCAAATTATAGAAAATGAGAAGTGGGCAAAAGAAGCAAGAGGGCAGCATCAAAGAATTGTTCTGGAACCTTTTAAAAGAGGTTCGTTTTTTTCTAATACAGAAATAAAACAAGGGCATCCAGTTTTAAACCAACCCTTTGTATTTGATGTGCAGGCGTTTCATCTCTATATTGATCCATCACAAATTCCTGAATTTGCAAAAAGTGAGATAGCAGACTATCTAAAAGAAGTTTTAGATATTCCTAAATCAGATTGGAGTGAATTTAGATCGGAGTTTGATCGTAAGAGCAGGTCTAGAAAACTTGCTATGTGGTTGGACTTTTCTACCAGATCTGTTATCCAAAATTGGTGGGAGGGTTATGCGCGTAAAGAAAAGATCCTCAAAAACTCTCTTTTTTTTATTGATGATTATCGAAGATCTTATCCATTTAAAAGATTGCTCGGACAGGTTTTGCATACGATTCGAGAGAATAAAGATGAAAAGACTAAAGAAGGGTTGCCCACAGGTGGTTTAGAGTTGCAATTTAATCACCTTTTAAAAGGAAAACAGGGAAAGAGGCTTCTAGTTCATTCTCCAAGAAATCCTCTTGAGCTTGGATCAGTTATAGAAGATCCTGAAGATGGGGCAGATATTTATTTAACAGTAAATCACTGCTTGCAAGCAATTTGTGAGGAGGAAATTGAAAAGGGTGTGAAAAGAGCAAAAGCTAAAAGTGGGTGGGCTGTTATGATGGACCCCTTCACAGGGCAGATTCTAGCAATGGCTCAATATCCCTTTTTTGAGCCTGCTTGTTACCGGGAATATTTTAATGATCCTAGCAAGATTGAACAAACAAAAGTACGTGCGATAACAGATGCCAATGAAATTGGCTCTGTAATGAAGCCATGCACACTTGCAATCTGTTTGCAAGCAAATAAAGAACTTAAAAAACAGGGAAAGCCTCCTCTATTTACTCTAGAAGAGAAAATTGCAACGAGTAATGGAAATTTTCCCGGAAGAAGAAAGCCTATTAGAGATACGCATCTACATTACAACCTGAATGCTTATTTGGCCATTCAAAAATCTTCAAATATCTATATGGGAAGACTTGTAGAGCGTTTAGTTAAAACACTGGGTATTGAATGGTACAGAAATAGTTTGGAAAAGTTTTTCTGTTTTGGAATTAAAACGGGTATAGAGCTTCCTGGGGAAGTGCCAGGATTGCTTCCTAGGATTGGAAGAAAACATCCTAATGGCACGCTGGAGTGGTCTGTGCCAACGCCGTATTCAATTGCAATGGGACACAATATCCAAGCTACAAGCTTGCAAATTCTTTGCGCTCATGCCATTTTTGCAAATGGTGGGTATGCTGTAAAACCAACTCTTGTAAAGAAAATCGTTAAAAAAACAAGAGATGGAAAAGAAATTGTGTTATTAGATAATACTATTAAAAAAGAGCTTGTCAAAGTGTTTGATAGTGATATTGTCGATACTGTTGTACGCGCGATGAAAGCTACAACAAAAGTTGGAGGTACTGCAAGAAAAGCTGATATCTGGGGGTATACAGAAGCTGGTAAAACAGGTACTGCTGAAAAAATTGTAAATGGCACCTACTCCAAAGTGGATTTTTTTTCTAGTTTTATTGGGTTTTCTCCTGTAAAAAATCCACGTTTTGTCTTATTGGTTGCTATTGATGAACCAGAGCCTGTATATATTCCGGGTGTTGGCAAAAATAGTCAGGGTGGAACTTGTGCAGCGCTTGTTTTTAGAGGGATTGGTACGCGCGCTTTAGAGTATCTAGGAGTAACCCCTGATGATCCTTATGGGTATCCAGTAGGAGATCCTAGGTACAATGCTGAAAAAGCGGATTGGTCTTCAGAGCTAAAGGAGCTCAAGATTTTATATGAAAAATGGAACTCTAAAGAAGCATCATGA